The DNA sequence TCCGCGCCACGAGCCCTCCGGGCGTGCTCGACGGGGTGACCCTCGACGAATGGCGCCACGGCCGCCTCGTCGGCACGGTAGAAGAGGTGCGAGAGCAGACCGCGATGTGGGCACGCCTGGGGATCGAGACGCTCGTGGTGGGGGTAGGGGCAGTGCCGTTTGCCGTGACCGCCGTCGACGACGTCGAGCTGTTGGCCGAGGCGATCCGCGACCGGACATGACGACGAACGGAAGTAGCCTGGTGAGGTACCTCCGAAAGGAATGGTCCCATGCCTGGTCCGACCGAGTGGCTGATCATCCTCGCAGTTGTCCTCCTCCTGTTCGGCAGCACCCGGCTGCCCAAGCTCGCCCGCTCGCTGGGGGAGGCGAGCAGGGAGTTCAAGA is a window from the Acidimicrobiia bacterium genome containing:
- the tatA gene encoding twin-arginine translocase TatA/TatE family subunit, producing the protein MPGPTEWLIILAVVLLLFGSTRLPKLARSLGEASREFKKGVDEGTKEDEGDAKST